cccagtgttctagtcttgagttgacacctgatatttattgattttctaaccaaagaactccgtttagtatttattgtagttttggtttggtttttatgaatttcctaaacttgtgtttatctggaaatatcctaatttcaccttcatatttaagagacagttttgctggatatatgattcttgccaggcagtttttttttccttcaattttttttttaaataagtcatccaattgccttcttgcctgcatggttttctgctgaatagtccaagcttattcttattggctctcctttgtaggtgacttttcgtttatccctagctgctcttaaaattctctctttatctttggtctggcaagtgtgattataatatgtcttggtgactttcttttaagatttaccttatgtggaattcaatgagcatcttggacagatatcttctcatctttcacaatatcaggggagttttctgccaacaaatcctcaacaattttctctgtttttttctgttacccctccctgatttggtactccaatcatttgtaggttatttctctggaTAGACTCCTacgtgattcttaagatttcttcattttttaaattcttttatctgatttttcttcaaatatattagtgccaagtgatttatcttcaagttcagaaattctggcttctatttgctcaattctgctcctctgactttctattgagttgtctacttctgtaattttattgttaatcttctgaatttcagattgctgtctgtctatggattttctcagcttattaaatttttcattatgttcctgaataatctaatttcttcaattgctttatctgtgtgttccttggctttttctgtgtatttccTCATATCCTTccggatgtcttgaagggttctgtatattaaacttttgtattctgcctctggttgttccaggaatgcattttcatgtagaagatccctggattctttgttttgagcgcttgttgaggtgatcatgatctgtttctttatgtgacttaatattgactatagtctccaagccatctataagttattgtattagtttatgcttgctcactgtgtcatagctttttgctttgttttgttttgatatgcccaaatgggttgcttgagtgagctaccttgattatttccacctttggagctctgatgtcctgtccccggatggctagaactgttatcaggtatatcagtctaggggtccattcagttttcttgtatgagttcagcttaggtgtccgggtagctgatcatcaagtatgtggtacaagctctgtcctacagtcttagaggggtaggggtgattggtgtaggtaccggtatctggttgcagcagggggtcatgctgtgaacaaggcagggggttgagaactgacccccgagtgtctctgaagaaagcacATCTCTGTTCCATAGAGCATGCaggggggtgggttctgcagacagaccgtgggcacccaatgtttttggttgtaaatactgggaggtaccagctatccttggacccctgttgcgggtggctgggtgacctgagtggagctaccagtctttaggcccctgatgtgggtaggtgaggaccctgtttaataggcaaagcaatgtcaaacatcaaacacctacctctcctcTGCACAGCTGAATGGTTGGAGTCTgcaaacaagggcctattcttccgaaataggcccacacaggtccatgcagaggggaaagctgttcaaagtccacagaccatttatgtctggacagaggttgcttctgtcctgagctcccccagttagtggagctagcaaattatcttttcccccaaatggaaattttttccttttccaaggctgggaggatggctctaggcactcagcagggcctatcccAAGCCCAGAAATTTCAACTGATGAAGTTAGCTTGTTGGTGTGGGGGAGCGCAGTAAACTATacacaaatacttagctttttctgagagcaccgttcttctctggttccggaggtttgagtagactgtgtgggtggctgcttctccctcaggaaactgtggctgaacgctagtaccagcctgccaccgccactccaggaatggttcctgagggctccccgtgattcagatccagtaactcctctctgcttctgaaccatctcttcctccccatgCCCCTctattcattttctaagcttgcctttgatgctcagggctcttaGCTTATCATAAATAGActtgtttcagttgtttttttcggatgtttgttgtaaagagggctcactggaagcgtctgcctattccgccatcttggctctgcctccctcctAAAGTAGtacttttattattgtaaaaatgtTACTCTCATGATACCAAATCTGGTTTCCatgcttttttatttgtttttatatagaTATTTAATATTCTGGTTACCGGTTCTAAGAAATGTCTTCATTCTGACAGTATCTTCAGCAGAAAATATTGATTTACAAGtcaatcataaaaaaaatatgcCCTTCAGAAAGCATTCTTGATTATTTCACTGATATGTTTTGCAGTGATTCTCCATGAATAACTCTCAAACTTGTGTCAGTGTATACAGTCTCAataccaaaacaacaaaaaacaaaacaaaaccactgctgtccagtagattgcaaattatagtgaccctgtgggacagcatagaactgccccatagggtttccaaggagtggctggtggattcaaactgctgaccttttggttagcagccatagctcttaaccactgctccaccagggctggtTTTATGTCCTTGGGCAGGAACACTAGTTTACAGCTAGTGCAAAGTGTCATAGAGTAAACATCTGTACTCTGATTAGTGTAAAACAGAGATTTATTGAACGAAAAGAGACAGCTCATGCTGGGAATAAACTGGACTCCATGTGGTAGAATCCAGGAATTCAAAATGGCAACTCAGCAGTGACGTTTTATAGGAGAACAATGAATATGAAACAGGTTACTTGAATGGTATTTTCAAACTTTAGATCACTGAAAGACATTACTTGATTGGTAATCACAAGCTTAGATCATTGAAAGGCAGTACTTGATTGGTAGTCCATCATTTCAAGCCAGGGCTTCCTATGCCCAGTTCTGTAAGGTGATTAGCTTAAAAGGGTATATGTTTCTTTCTTAGATTGGCTACAGCGCAGCAATTACATGGCTATGTTACATGGAGGGGTTGCGCAGTGTAGTTATATCATCATTACCTGACGTTCCTCTCTTAGAAACCGTATGGAAGACGGCTGCCTTAGGGTGAAAACAAACTGTGAACAGGGAGTCTCACCCAGTCCTCATATTGGCCATTTCAGATCATACCAGGTACctcaaaattttctttaattccCTTACACAAAAGTTAGAAGAGTCTAAGTTTTAATATCTGGTAAACTTTACAATCTGAAGAGCAGGAAAatacttttccttttttggtaCTTAAGAATGTGGCATAAATGTATGCTGAGGTAGTGCAGTCAATCCTTATTTTTTCTGGATATTTGGTCTCAATATTTCTGGAAGAGTGACATTTCAAAGTAGTCACTGCTGGGACCAACTTCCATTGCAGCCTCTAGTGCTGGGCACCTGACTATTCTCTTTCATGGCTTTATCCAGGCACTGATTACATGTTGTACAGTTAATTGTACTGAGTCATACTCCCAAAGTTGTTTCCCTTTTAGGTGGTGACATTTGAGCATTGTGACTGTGTCATTACATATGGAAAAATCCAAGCAAAGGTCAAATGCCTTAATTTCTTTGTTGGCTGtgccaaaatccaaaccaaagccattgcccttgagttgattctgacttatagtgaccctatagaacagagtagaactgccccatagggtttccaaggatcaactggtgaattcgaacagcccatcttttggttagcagccaaacacttaaccactgttggCAGTAGAGATCCTTTATTTGATCTTATGTATACAAACTGcatctttttatatatttctaaAGGAGTTTATTTAggagacggcactgggtttttgtttttcccttaaaTGTTTAGAAGAATTCTCTTGTGGAACAATttagggtctttcttttttttttttttttttttgagagtgggACATGTCCACTAGGTTTCAGATAGGAGACAGAAACCACACAATGCATTTGAACAATGAGAATTTAGTATAAAGAATCGTTAACTAGGTACAAAGTGTTTAACTGATTAGCTGAAAGGGCAAACGATAAATAATCTCTTCCCAGTCCACCTAGTTTTTGTACATTGGACACATGAATGAAGATGATATTGTGGTAGAAAGGAAGACTATGCATAAAATCTACATAATGAGATTCTTCTAGAATGGACTTTTCTATCTACTGTCCTTGTAGAATGTTTGAACTGTCAGCAGCACACGTGGACCCTTAAAATGATACCATTTTTTGAGGACTGACATAATTACTTAAGCATAGTTACTTACATTGAATCCTTCTAAATTGGAATAGGTAGGGATTTGTTCTTCTGGGATTCATATATATATTCTGAGAATGGTTTCTCTTCCCTTCTTTAAGTACTTTGGCTGGCACCACTATCCAGGGGCTCATAAATGGACTAAAACATGAAATCCTGCATAATATTTCCTTGGGCAAAGGGAATCCACTTTATAGCAAAGAAAGTGcacaaaagcacacacacatatgaagcCTGCTGATGCGGCCATATATGGCAACAACTGGGAGCTGTCAATCTGACAGAACACCGGATAGCTTTTTTTAAAGTTACAGCTGAGGCCCTATCTTCAAGAAGACACACTGCCGAATTAGGGGTCTGTGCTTCAAAGTATATACTTCAAATGAGTGGCCTTTTCATGGGACTCCcgtatatggagtccctgggtggcatcacaaatggttaagtgcttgactactagctgaaaggttggagcttgaacccatccagaggctacTCAGAACACAGGCCTGGACATATGCTTCTTCTGAAAGGtgacagacttgaaaaccctatgaagcggtTTTATCCTatacgcatggggtcaccatgaattgaaatctacttgatggcaactaatgacaacatcTCCTATAGATAAAATACATGGGTCTGGAAGTTAAGGGATAAAAATAACATACCTCTCACTGTGAATCAAAGTGACCTTCTGAGGTTTCTATTTTATGTTCCACAAACTTTAGGTTCTACTGGAGTGGCAAGAACGCTTCTCGTGGGAGATTAGTATGAGTTCCAATAAACCtaaattttttctttcccatAATTTGGGTTCCTCATGTTGAAAGACCATCAGACAGAAGAAAATTTACCTTATTATTATCCCTCTTTACCATGAAGAGACAGGATTATTGTTACATAATGGATGACGCAGTGAAGAGTTATCTAAAACTAGGGATCCACTAAGGCACTGCTTAGTGGTTCCATGATTGATGACAACTATAAAAGGGCAATCGTGGCAACAATACACTGGCAATAGCATTTAAGTCAGGGACTCTTCGTGCTCATAGTTAAACTGTATCTCCTCACTGGCAAGGATTCTAAACCAGAACTACTGACAGAGGATGAGGGGAATTTAGAATGGGTAGTAGAGGAAGGCATGATGAATATCAGTTAGGAGCAACAGTGCTATTGTAGCTTGTCCTACCACCTCCTGTTCTAAATCTTTCTTTTATGAAATAGTGAACAGTCACTACTTTAAGGAACCTGTGACAGGATAAAGTGAAATTATATGGGGTCTAAATGACTTTAGAAGTAGAATATACCTCAGCATTTATTACTTCCAAATAAGGAGCTGCTTCTGTACAGCCAGCACCTAAAAGTCTACCTGATAACTTGTCTCTTGCTTCCTAATTGTACAGGATtctactctctacttctctactgccAGCACCTAAATGTCTACCTGATAAGTTCTCCTTTTGCTTCCTAATTGTACAGGGTTCTTTTTGGAACAGGCTTGACATGCCAAGGAGTTAATTTGCCatctaaaaatgaagaaatactcCAGCTTCCTTGCCCTTCAATTGGGAAAATTTTAAATCACAATCTATAGAGTCTCACAGAAGATCACAGTGAGCTTGCATCTCAGTTATATGTATCAACATAAGCATCCTTCCTTTGTCTCTCTCACTTCCCCACCCCTTACTGAAGCTTTCCAAGTAAGTTTCCAAATAAAGTACCTGCAACAAAATTTTGTCCTTGGGTCTTCTTCTGAAAGAACTTTACCTGAGTAATTGAGTAAATCTACTAGGTCTACATCTATAAGTATTCAATGTGATGATTCATGACATTCACCAAAGCAAGTCTGTAGTAtatttgaaaaccttatgggaagCAGAAGATGCCATTATATCCTTTCTTACTGTCAAAATAACCACAATTTTAATCATAATGTCTTATTTAGTAGACACTGCTGTTGTCTGCTAAAATAACCCTTATCATGATGGATTCATATTCGCACAGTGGTAAAGGTAATGAGTAAATGCTCTACAGAAGTAGTAGAAATGAGTTTAAGGAAATAGATGATACATTCAGTTATGGCCATGTTAGATGTGGGATGTTTAAGTGGAGATGTCTTAACAGGCAGGTGGATGTATAGTTTCAGAGTTCAAAGAATGATGTAGTCAGCAAAATCTGAGATAATATCGCTGTTTGTGCAATCTTTTTAGTGCTATCTTCATGTCTTTGTTCCTTAATGTATAGATGGCAGGATTCAAGATAGGGGTGATAGCAAAGTCAACAATGAACAGATATTTATCAAGTGATGATGTGGGGAAAGGCCACACGTAGAGAAACATGCATGGAGTGCAAAAAAGAACAACCACAGTGATGTGAGCTGACAATGTGACAAAAGCCTTGGATAAATCACCTGAGGAACGTTTCCAGACAGAGACCAAAATGAAGGTATAGGAAAGGATTAACAGGAAGAAGGTGCCCACGCTCAGGAACCCACTGTTGGCAGTATTAACCAACTCAAATTTGTACCCATCTGTGCATGCAAGTTTTATGATCCTGGGAAAGTCGCAATAAAAGCTGTCTATTTTATTAGGGCCACAAAAGGGCAAGTTAATAACAAATGAAAACTGAGACATAGCATGGATAACTCCAGTTACCCAGCCAATGACTACAATTGAAACACATATATTAGGGCTCATGATGGTCAAGTAGTGAAGAGGTTTACATATCGCTGTGTATCTGTCAAACGCCATGGCTACGAGTAACAACATCTCTGTTCCTCCTAAAATGTGGATGAAGCATGTCTGTGTCATACAGCCTTGAAAAGAAATTACTTTGTATTCATTTAAAAGGTTTGTGATCATCTTGGGGACTGTGGTAGAGCAAAGTCCCATATCAATGAGGGACAGGTTGGCCAGCAGGAAGTACATAGGGGAATGTAAGTGAGAATCAAgaatcaccaaaaacaaaatgaaaaggttTCCCAGGATGATCCCTAAATAGAGCAAGGAAAATATCAACGTGAGAAAAACTTTAgtttcccaagaactggagagTCCCAACAACACAAACTCAGAAATCACAGAGTCATTTAGTCTACCCATTGACTGGGACAGAAGAGCTGATTTTCAAATGAGCTGTAGATAGAAAACGAGGAAGTGTCAGAATCAGTGGCACTAAAAGCTGATTTTCTATTTACTCTACTAATTTGTTTTATGAGCTGCATATACTGGAATTATAAATCATTTCattggaaagaagaaaaataaagaaaatggaaggattaCGGTCATGAGGAGAGTGACtgcataaataaataatattttggatattttaGATGGAGGTAAATGGGGTTACTTACCTTCTTACTCTATTATTAGACCTTTTGTTTTTGCTCCTCAAAGGTTTCTAGACATTTTCTCTGATAATTTACGTAAGTGTTCTCCCACCTGTGTAACCTCAGGCATTTTCTGTCACCTGGACATTACAACTTTCACACTAACTTGCAAATTCTCTTTAGCTGAGTTTTCTACTTCCCTGGGGGAAATGGAGATCATCATGTTAaaactgattaattttttttttttttaagtttacaatGGAAGTCAATTGCACAAATTGAGATTATTCATAACGTATTTCTCATAACATATTATCATTGGTGTGCTCATGAACCCGTACATCCAATAGATATTGTATACAAGAGATCAAATGCCTGTTAATAAGAATAAAAAGGTTatataaataaacataataataataaaaaccaaaaaccaaacccattgctatagagttgattctgacttatagcaaccttgtagaacagagtagaactgccacatagagtttccaaggagcagctcgtgtaTAGCAACCgctgacgttttgattagcagatgtagctggtcgtagctcttaatcacgCTGCCATCAGGGCTCATATAATAGTacataatagtaataaaaaaaaagaatagataacaTATATTAGGTGCTGCCCTCATGTAAAACATTGTACTAagaacattgccttttataaacTTCACAAAAATTCTGAGATACTATTTTATTAGATTCATTTTATACATGCAACTGAATGAAACTATATGTCAGAAAGATCAGTGTTAGAGCCAGGACTTGTATCTAGAGATATAGAGCAACATAACCTTTTCCTTTTCTTACCGACAAAACTACCATTTTTTCATGTAGTGGGCTGAAATCTTGCAATTTGATAAGAAAGTAGCCCCATCTCAGACCAATGGCATGATACATGATTTTTCTAAACCAGTTACTATAATACTATGTTCTTGGCGATGGGTTGGCCTAAAATGGGGCATCTGACATGAAACCATTTAATGTGAAATAAACCAATGTTGACTGAGGAGAGGTGTGCTtaccaaataaaaagaaaagcttcATGTGGAGAAAGGTGCTTTATCTGGTCCTTTTCATTTGCATTTAATGATAATGTTCTGCCTAATGATGTGGCAATTATGAGATTTCAAAAACCATATACTAAGAATAATAAAGTGAAAAGATTGTAAGGATGTAGAACCCAAAGGACATGTTGAACCACAGCAATGGTGTTCCTTTTAATTATCTTGtaatatgagaaaaataaactcTAATTTGTTTAAGCCATCGCAAGCCAggctttctgttacttgcaactgGATGCAATCTCAGCATTTCTATGACAGCAGTCCCCTAATTCTCCTATATTCCCGTCTTCTTTATATCTTTCACTTACacaggatttctttttttctgttcatcCTTAATTTTTGATGTGACTGAGGCTTTGTCCTAAGTCACACTTTTTTAAACTCAATACTAGTTTACTAATTCgatgagccctggttgcacactgcttaagcatttggctgctaaccaaaaggccagtggttggaacctaccagctgctccctgggagaaagatggggcagtctgcttctataaagattacagtcttggaaacactgtggggcagttctgctctgtcctattggttcacaatgagttggaatcaactcaacagcaacaggtttttgttttttactaattTTAACTAGTATCTAGATATTGACGACTTATAAATCTGTATCTTTATCTTTGGACTCCAGAAGAATATATACAAAACTGTAAGTGGTATACACAAGTGTAAGTCCCACTTTCAACTTCAAATTAATACCTCAAAACTGAATTATAATCTATGCTCAAATGATTTACCATTCTCCTAAATGCCCAATATAGATACCTATGTGTAGCATTCTTGTCCTTTCTCTGCCTTCCATCTCCAGAAGCACAATTTTCACTCTCAAATATTTGCTTAAttaattttcttcctcttcttttccaTTATCATTTTCTTGCTTCCGGTCtacatattttctcatctttataaTACAAAAGCCTTCTGAATTATCTGTCTGCAGTCATACAAAAGTACAGACCATTCTATACTCTAAGATCTGTCTATATAAATATCTAATATGCTCATGTGACTCTCCTACTTAAAGTCTTTGAGGCTTCTATCAAGAGAAAATTCTTGAAATCTTACAGCACATTACATATGACTCTGAGTGGAAGAGGTCAGCTATTTTTGATTTCAGAGGGATTTCTATAAATCTTTTAGGGAATGGATGTACTGAACAGTTATTGGATAAATTTCAAtatctattcctgataaaaactcttagtaaTATGGGAaggattaaaaatattttttaacatgatgcttttaatagaatttttaaaCCACAGTCAGTTATCAGATTACAGATGACACATTAGAATTAAGAATACAACAAAGAAATCCTGCTGGCCCTCTAATACAACAATGTACTATAAATTAGACAAGAGGATGAAATGAAGCAATAATATTGAAGGGAGAGTAGCAAAACTACCATCATATGCAAATCATACAAATGTCTACTGGAAACTTCATTATATTGAAATTATTAAATCTAATATGAGCATTgcaataaatacaataaattataatCTCTTAAAATATGATGAAAATATATCTCATTTATAAATGAAACTAATGTTAAAAGATATGCAGAATCTATGGAAAATAATCTTTTCTTATGTATTTGTAACCCCAGATTAAGAGGACTATCAAACcatgctaatagaaaaaaaaaaaaaaaagactcaaaactATAAAAATATCAAGTCTCACTGAACTACTCCATATAATAACTGCAGTGCTCATGAAAAGTCCAGTGGAATTATTTTGGAACATTACAAAGCAATCCAAAAGTCCACTTCAATAAGTAGGAAAATTTTGAAATGGAAATGTAATGCAATAGAAGTTAGGAGAGACAAGGAAATGCTTTCTATAAAAT
The window above is part of the Loxodonta africana isolate mLoxAfr1 chromosome 10, mLoxAfr1.hap2, whole genome shotgun sequence genome. Proteins encoded here:
- the LOC100659185 gene encoding olfactory receptor 4F21-like; protein product: MGRLNDSVISEFVLLGLSSSWETKVFLTLIFSLLYLGIILGNLFILFLVILDSHLHSPMYFLLANLSLIDMGLCSTTVPKMITNLLNEYKVISFQGCMTQTCFIHILGGTEMLLLVAMAFDRYTAICKPLHYLTIMSPNICVSIVVIGWVTGVIHAMSQFSFVINLPFCGPNKIDSFYCDFPRIIKLACTDGYKFELVNTANSGFLSVGTFFLLILSYTFILVSVWKRSSGDLSKAFVTLSAHITVVVLFCTPCMFLYVWPFPTSSLDKYLFIVDFAITPILNPAIYTLRNKDMKIALKRLHKQRYYLRFC